The proteins below are encoded in one region of Lactuca sativa cultivar Salinas chromosome 3, Lsat_Salinas_v11, whole genome shotgun sequence:
- the LOC111883491 gene encoding calmodulin-7 — translation MADQLTDDQISEFKEAFSLFDKDGDGCITTKELGTVMRSLGQNPTEAELQDMINEVDADGNGTIDFPEFLNLMARKMKDTDSEEELKEAFRVFDKDQNGFISAAELRHVMTNLGEKLTDEEVDEMIREADVDGDGQINYEEFVKVMMAK, via the exons ATGGCGGATCAGCTTACCGATGATCAGATCTCTGAATTCAAGGAGGCGTTCAGCCTATTCGATAAGGATGGAGATG GTTGTATCACAACCAAAGAACTCGGGACCGTGATGAGATCACTCGGACAGAACCCAACTGAAGCGGAACTCCAAGACATGATCAACGAAGTCGATGCCGACGGTAACGGGACAATCGACTTCCCGGAGTTTCTCAACCTCATGGCCCGCAAAATGAAGGACACGGATTCCGAAGAGGAGCTCAAAGAAGCTTTTAGGGTTTTCGATAAGGACCAAAACGGTTTCATTTCTGCAGCTGAACTCCGCCACGTCATGACCAATCTTGGTGAAAAGTTGACCGATGAAGAGGTTGATGAAATGATCCGTGAGGCTGACGTGGATGGTGATGGTCAGATTAACTATGAGGAGTTTGTTAAGGTTATGATGGCTAAGtga